One stretch of Streptomyces peucetius DNA includes these proteins:
- a CDS encoding MbtH family protein, giving the protein MSTNPFEDPQGTFLVLVNDENQHSLWPSFAEVPAGWRTAFGPDTRETCLAHVESNWTDLRPASLVARQG; this is encoded by the coding sequence ATGAGCACCAACCCGTTCGAGGACCCGCAGGGCACCTTCCTGGTCCTGGTCAACGACGAGAACCAGCACTCGCTGTGGCCGTCCTTCGCCGAGGTGCCGGCCGGGTGGCGGACCGCCTTCGGCCCGGACACCCGTGAGACGTGCCTCGCCCACGTGGAGTCGAACTGGACAGACCTGCGCCCGGCGAGCCTCGTCGCCCGGCAGGGCTGA